The Pseudomonas asiatica genome has a segment encoding these proteins:
- a CDS encoding restriction endonuclease, whose product MNWKDYQEKAAGFFRSLGLDAETDVTIQGARTKHDIDVLVKSHHAGFDVTWIVECKHWKSKVSKLHVLALREIVSDTGADRGILLAEEGFQSGAIEAANLTNVQVTSLGHVETSARTAINAMKLRDLFDRLIWCKAEYWKIPKYIRIKSGLRPETGGAVGYSGDWATKVGEDLISKAFRGEFPITPDEMHQMASKGLLGQDMPNEFVAMKDLMDFLEPLIESLENRINACNAEFGA is encoded by the coding sequence TTGAACTGGAAAGATTATCAAGAAAAGGCAGCTGGTTTTTTTCGCTCCCTTGGGCTAGACGCAGAGACAGATGTGACAATCCAAGGAGCACGGACAAAGCATGATATTGATGTATTAGTAAAATCTCACCATGCGGGGTTTGATGTTACATGGATTGTCGAATGCAAGCATTGGAAGTCAAAGGTGTCTAAGCTCCACGTTCTTGCACTTCGTGAGATTGTAAGTGATACAGGGGCAGATCGAGGGATCTTGCTTGCTGAAGAAGGTTTCCAGAGTGGCGCAATTGAAGCTGCAAACCTAACGAATGTTCAGGTTACCTCTTTGGGGCATGTAGAGACTTCGGCCCGGACTGCCATCAACGCTATGAAACTGAGAGACCTATTTGATCGTCTAATTTGGTGTAAAGCAGAATATTGGAAAATACCTAAATATATTAGGATTAAGTCAGGGCTGCGCCCAGAGACAGGAGGAGCTGTCGGATACTCCGGAGACTGGGCAACAAAAGTCGGAGAAGACCTTATTTCAAAGGCGTTTCGAGGTGAATTTCCCATAACTCCAGACGAGATGCACCAAATGGCCTCAAAAGGACTCTTGGGCCAAGACATGCCGAATGAATTTGTAGCTATGAAAGATCTAATGGATTTTTTAGAACCGTTGATTGAAAGTTTGGAAAATAGAATCAATGCATGCAATGCTGAGTTTGGTGCATAA
- a CDS encoding arsenic resistance protein: protein MTREQLETHQIPIYFIAVLVAVTFGLLTSDAAQLLEALVTPAIAALMYAMFLQIPFLDLRQGLSNRRFISALLLANFIFVPLLVWAITRGLVAHPAILVGALLVLLTPCIDYVVVFTHIGKGDSRLTLAATPVLLLVQLALLPLYLALMLGDSSKVAISITPFVEAFVLLIVLPMALAVLTSVGARRSRTVSTWNDAWAWMPVPAMALVLVVVIASQIAVVLRDFDRLLPVIPVYIGFMLLAPVLGFVASRLLRLPVTEARSVTFSAATRNSLVVLPLALALPEEMRGLAAAAVITQTLVELVCELVYVRAVPLLVR from the coding sequence TTGACCAGAGAGCAACTCGAAACCCACCAGATCCCGATCTACTTCATCGCCGTGCTCGTCGCCGTCACGTTCGGCCTGCTGACCAGCGACGCTGCGCAGCTCCTGGAAGCGCTGGTCACCCCCGCTATCGCCGCGCTGATGTACGCGATGTTCCTGCAGATCCCCTTCCTCGACCTGCGCCAAGGCCTGAGCAACCGCCGCTTCATCAGCGCCTTGCTGCTGGCCAACTTCATCTTCGTGCCGCTGCTGGTATGGGCCATCACCCGTGGGCTGGTGGCACACCCGGCGATACTCGTCGGCGCCTTGTTGGTGCTGCTGACACCGTGCATCGACTACGTGGTGGTGTTCACCCACATCGGCAAAGGCGACTCCCGCCTGACCCTGGCCGCCACCCCCGTGCTGCTGTTGGTGCAACTGGCACTGCTGCCGCTCTACCTGGCCCTGATGCTGGGCGACAGCAGCAAAGTGGCCATCTCCATCACCCCGTTCGTGGAAGCCTTCGTGCTGCTGATCGTGCTGCCTATGGCGCTTGCCGTGCTCACCAGCGTCGGCGCCCGTCGCTCGCGCACGGTCTCGACCTGGAACGACGCCTGGGCGTGGATGCCGGTACCCGCCATGGCCCTGGTGCTGGTGGTAGTGATCGCCTCGCAGATTGCCGTGGTGCTGCGTGATTTCGACCGTTTGCTGCCGGTGATTCCGGTGTACATCGGCTTCATGCTGTTGGCGCCGGTGCTTGGGTTCGTTGCATCGCGCTTGCTGCGCTTGCCGGTGACCGAGGCACGCTCGGTAACCTTCAGCGCCGCCACGCGCAACTCGCTGGTGGTGCTGCCATTGGCGCTGGCGCTGCCAGAAGAAATGCGCGGGCTGGCCGCCGCTGCGGTGATTACCCAGACGCTGGTGGAGCTGGTGTGTGAACTGGTTTACGTGCGGGCAGTGCCGCTGCTGGTGCGCTGA
- a CDS encoding ferritin-like domain-containing protein — protein sequence MATPRDNLLDWLRDAHAMEQQAESMLKGQAERLEHYPELKGRIVRHIEETQGQQRVLVECIERLGGSTSTLKDLAGKLMAFGQAVGGMAMSDEVVKGAMAGYVFENMEIASYTVLIEAAEAAGDSATAQACRSILKEEVAMAEWLKEHLPEVTRAFLARSADPDATAKR from the coding sequence ATGGCAACTCCAAGGGACAACCTGCTCGACTGGCTGCGTGATGCCCATGCAATGGAGCAGCAAGCGGAAAGCATGCTCAAAGGCCAGGCTGAGCGCCTGGAGCACTACCCGGAACTCAAGGGCCGTATCGTCAGGCATATTGAAGAGACTCAAGGCCAACAGCGCGTGCTGGTGGAGTGCATCGAGCGCTTGGGCGGCAGCACATCGACCTTGAAGGACCTGGCCGGCAAACTCATGGCGTTCGGGCAGGCAGTGGGCGGGATGGCCATGAGCGATGAAGTAGTAAAAGGCGCCATGGCAGGGTACGTGTTCGAGAACATGGAAATCGCGTCTTACACGGTGCTGATCGAGGCGGCCGAGGCGGCCGGGGACAGCGCCACTGCACAGGCATGTCGTTCGATTCTGAAGGAAGAAGTCGCCATGGCCGAATGGCTGAAGGAGCATCTGCCGGAGGTCACCCGGGCGTTCCTGGCCCGCTCGGCCGACCCTGACGCCACAGCCAAGCGCTAA
- a CDS encoding HNH endonuclease, translating to MRNSVAPLADIDQNEVQQAINRQRKPRKTNLTSNAALTISKLGNYRTDLHLGNINKINLTKAEHDAYFSLFDSKAAEVSNIKKSVIDLFGSANLCPYCHIDTYKDLDHFFPRSVFPEFSISLQNLVPACSTCNTIYKLALWGNGTGRQFIHPYFDAIPFDEQFLFCNTILLTQRIYKIQFYVKPNPNINPTLTDLFDRHFKSLNLNTRYIAKATSEEVPKIERIISDKLTPDQREAELETFITQQTKANSINNWTHAFYQSIHPQLGNICA from the coding sequence ATGAGAAACTCCGTCGCCCCACTAGCCGACATTGATCAAAATGAAGTGCAGCAGGCTATTAATAGGCAAAGAAAGCCAAGAAAAACCAACCTCACAAGCAATGCCGCCTTAACGATATCTAAACTCGGAAATTACAGGACTGACTTGCACCTCGGAAATATAAATAAAATTAACCTTACAAAAGCCGAGCACGACGCATACTTTAGCTTATTCGACAGCAAAGCCGCGGAAGTCAGCAACATTAAAAAATCAGTCATAGATCTTTTTGGCTCAGCAAATCTGTGCCCATACTGCCATATAGACACTTACAAAGATCTCGACCACTTTTTCCCAAGAAGTGTTTTCCCCGAGTTTTCAATTTCGCTTCAGAATTTGGTGCCAGCTTGCAGCACATGCAACACAATATATAAGTTAGCACTCTGGGGAAATGGTACCGGCCGGCAATTTATACACCCATACTTTGACGCAATCCCTTTTGATGAACAATTTCTATTCTGCAATACTATTTTGCTAACACAAAGAATCTACAAAATCCAATTTTACGTAAAACCAAACCCAAACATAAACCCCACTCTAACGGATCTATTTGACCGCCACTTCAAAAGTTTAAATTTAAACACCAGATACATTGCAAAGGCCACATCAGAAGAAGTCCCTAAAATAGAAAGAATAATTTCCGACAAATTAACACCTGACCAAAGAGAAGCAGAGCTCGAAACTTTTATAACACAGCAAACCAAGGCCAACTCAATAAATAACTGGACACACGCATTTTACCAGTCTATTCATCCACAATTGGGAAATATCTGCGCATAA
- a CDS encoding manganese catalase family protein produces MFMHNKRLQYTVRVAQPDPGLANLLLEQFGGPQGELAAAMRYFTQAVSEDDPGRKDMLYDIATEELSHLEIIGSIVVMLNKGAKGNLAEGVEAEGELYRSLTGAGNDSHVTSLLYGAGAPLVNSAGVPWNAAYIDTIGEPTADLRSNIAAEARAKIVYERLINVTDDPGIKEALGFLMSREIAHQMSFEKALHAIQPNFPQGKLQGDPELNRTYFNLSQGGEMRGAWNQGQDWIYVDEPQPAVDGGDGSASIQLDEHSASVVEAMKLRTQSNPEAQPLTGAELGKVNSGQQ; encoded by the coding sequence ATGTTCATGCACAACAAGCGATTGCAATACACCGTACGCGTGGCACAGCCTGATCCGGGCCTGGCCAACCTGTTGCTGGAGCAGTTCGGTGGCCCGCAGGGCGAGCTGGCTGCCGCCATGCGCTATTTCACCCAAGCGGTCAGTGAGGATGACCCTGGCCGCAAGGATATGCTCTACGACATTGCGACCGAGGAACTCAGCCACCTGGAGATCATCGGTTCGATCGTGGTGATGCTCAACAAAGGAGCCAAGGGCAACCTTGCTGAAGGCGTGGAGGCCGAGGGCGAGCTCTACCGCTCGCTGACCGGTGCCGGCAACGATTCACATGTCACCAGCCTGCTGTATGGGGCCGGGGCGCCGCTGGTCAATTCCGCCGGCGTACCTTGGAACGCTGCCTACATTGATACCATTGGCGAACCGACTGCCGACCTGCGTTCGAACATTGCCGCCGAGGCGCGGGCCAAGATCGTCTACGAACGGCTGATCAACGTCACCGACGACCCAGGCATCAAGGAGGCGCTGGGCTTCCTGATGAGCCGCGAAATCGCCCACCAGATGTCGTTCGAGAAGGCATTGCACGCCATCCAGCCAAACTTCCCGCAAGGTAAGTTGCAAGGTGACCCAGAGCTCAACCGCACCTATTTCAACCTGTCCCAGGGCGGTGAAATGCGTGGGGCGTGGAACCAGGGGCAGGACTGGATTTATGTCGACGAGCCTCAACCGGCGGTAGACGGCGGCGATGGCTCTGCCAGCATCCAGCTGGACGAGCACAGTGCGTCGGTGGTCGAGGCAATGAAGCTTCGCACTCAGTCGAACCCGGAGGCGCAACCGCTGACTGGAGCGGAGCTGGGCAAGGTCAACAGCGGACAGCAATGA
- a CDS encoding malate dehydrogenase: MNKLTIVGAGMVGEAAAQIIAREELCRELVLMDVQGEMAQGKALDVWQAAVESGSDTRVHGGAKADMLGGSELVVITAGVPRKPGQSRQDVLSINLPIIDSIMADIKQHAPTATVLVVSNPVDVLTYRAWSLSGQGRSKVFGQAGVLDTARMKCFIAEQTGFSARDITALVLGGHGDSMVPLMRYCQIGSVPLSHFLSSEQIEQIVERTRKGGGEILGLKKLGSACDAPGVAIAQMVDAIANGRNRILPAVAILEGEYGRTDIAMGVPCVLAGEGLARVIELPLDAQEQVMFDHSADQVARDIAEMKAL; encoded by the coding sequence GTGAATAAACTGACAATCGTGGGTGCCGGCATGGTCGGCGAGGCGGCGGCGCAGATCATCGCCCGGGAAGAGTTGTGCCGTGAGCTGGTGTTGATGGATGTGCAGGGCGAGATGGCGCAAGGCAAGGCGCTGGACGTGTGGCAGGCGGCAGTCGAGTCGGGTTCCGATACCCGGGTTCACGGCGGCGCCAAGGCTGACATGCTGGGCGGGTCTGAGCTGGTGGTGATTACCGCAGGCGTGCCGCGCAAGCCTGGGCAATCGCGTCAGGACGTGCTGAGCATCAACCTGCCGATTATCGATAGCATCATGGCGGACATCAAACAGCATGCGCCAACGGCGACGGTGCTGGTGGTGTCGAACCCGGTCGATGTGCTGACCTATCGCGCCTGGAGCCTCAGCGGGCAGGGGCGCAGCAAGGTGTTCGGCCAGGCAGGGGTGCTGGATACCGCGCGCATGAAGTGTTTCATCGCCGAGCAGACCGGGTTTTCTGCCCGGGATATCACGGCGCTGGTCCTGGGCGGGCATGGCGACAGCATGGTGCCGCTGATGCGCTATTGCCAGATCGGCTCGGTGCCGCTGTCGCACTTTCTTTCCAGCGAGCAGATCGAGCAGATCGTCGAACGCACCCGCAAGGGTGGTGGCGAGATCCTGGGGCTGAAGAAGCTGGGTAGCGCCTGCGATGCGCCGGGCGTGGCGATTGCGCAGATGGTGGATGCGATCGCCAATGGGCGAAACCGCATCTTGCCGGCGGTGGCGATTCTGGAGGGCGAGTACGGGCGAACGGATATCGCCATGGGTGTGCCCTGTGTGCTGGCAGGGGAGGGGCTGGCGCGGGTGATCGAGTTGCCGCTGGATGCGCAGGAGCAGGTGATGTTCGACCATTCTGCAGATCAGGTGGCGCGGGATATCGCTGAGATGAAGGCCTTGTAA
- a CDS encoding integrase domain-containing protein has translation MALVGRRDGRNFGYGRQLSYAGPQALKDMFGGGHYGTVKAHCDRWQAFVKWCRSEQGPGINDARQIDREILVGYAAYLCDLVMRGDLAVSTAQNRLSSVNRTMAALRGDQYVKLPSPSKALGMQRTGVRHSVPQGQDREQVKQIVKALCSQHQLRAAAIVLMARATGMRLREAILADLPRLSREANRLGRINIQDGTKGGRAGASAPRWIAMNDHVRYALEFALRVSPAGSRNMIAPHESYLNVLQDIIRPAREILHAQNLKGLHELRAAYACERYEQITQHRAPINGGHCHQLDRNLDREARKQISFELGHGRIDVVAAYIGRRS, from the coding sequence ATGGCATTGGTGGGTAGACGCGATGGCCGTAATTTCGGCTACGGCAGGCAATTGAGCTATGCAGGGCCGCAGGCGCTGAAAGACATGTTTGGCGGTGGCCATTACGGCACGGTCAAGGCGCACTGTGATCGGTGGCAGGCATTCGTGAAGTGGTGTCGCTCCGAACAGGGGCCCGGCATCAATGATGCGCGGCAGATTGATCGAGAGATCTTGGTAGGTTACGCAGCGTACCTGTGCGACCTGGTTATGCGCGGTGATCTTGCTGTCAGCACCGCGCAAAACCGGCTATCCAGCGTTAACCGGACCATGGCGGCGCTTCGCGGTGATCAGTACGTGAAGTTGCCCAGTCCGAGCAAGGCGTTGGGTATGCAGCGCACCGGGGTCCGTCATTCGGTGCCGCAGGGCCAAGACCGTGAACAGGTTAAGCAGATCGTCAAAGCGCTTTGCAGCCAACATCAGCTACGGGCCGCTGCGATTGTTCTGATGGCGCGAGCCACCGGCATGCGCTTGCGTGAGGCCATCTTGGCGGATCTGCCAAGGCTGAGCCGTGAGGCTAACAGGCTAGGCAGGATTAACATTCAGGATGGTACCAAAGGTGGCCGCGCCGGCGCCTCGGCGCCACGTTGGATCGCAATGAACGACCATGTTCGATATGCACTTGAGTTTGCACTACGGGTGTCGCCTGCCGGTAGCCGCAACATGATTGCGCCACACGAAAGCTACCTGAATGTTCTCCAAGATATCATCCGACCTGCAAGGGAGATCCTGCACGCACAGAACCTTAAAGGTTTGCATGAGCTACGAGCGGCATACGCATGTGAGCGCTACGAGCAAATCACCCAACACCGCGCGCCTATCAATGGCGGCCATTGTCACCAGTTAGATAGGAACCTTGATCGTGAGGCTCGGAAGCAAATCAGCTTCGAGTTGGGGCATGGTCGGATCGATGTGGTCGCGGCCTATATTGGAAGACGGTCATGA
- a CDS encoding tyrosine-type recombinase/integrase, whose protein sequence is MPRLATPLSDLKCRTAKPRDRAYKLFDGGGMYLYVTPSGSKTWRLRYFKPSGKEGTLIIGKYPIVSLAVARTKRDEAKALLLDNLDPMEEKQKAKIAAQRASLLFETVALEWHVEMSRRWTESHAKTVLSRLRTHVFPLIGQRPIAELDTHDLLEVTQRIKDRGTMDVALRVQNYLSTIMRGAKRARQITQNPALDLAGSIQAPRTVHRPALSLNRLPELLDRIDNYTGRELTRLAVLLTLHVFVRSSELRFARWDEFDLQRAMWEIPDTRKPIEGVRYSTRGTKMSGDIQIVPLSPQVIEILERLRSLNRFSELVLPGDHRYWKPLSENTVNQVLRNMGYDTTKDVCGHGFRTMACSALLESGLWTDAAIERQMSHQERNRVRAAYIHKAQFLEQRRLIMAWWSNYIDANRSGHVTPHEFAHPVGDNVTALPNGHGAFNRG, encoded by the coding sequence ATGCCACGCCTAGCCACTCCGCTCAGCGACCTCAAATGCCGCACGGCCAAACCGCGTGATCGCGCCTACAAACTGTTCGACGGCGGGGGCATGTACCTGTACGTCACGCCCAGTGGTTCTAAGACTTGGCGGCTGCGGTATTTCAAACCCAGCGGCAAGGAAGGCACGCTGATTATTGGCAAGTACCCCATCGTTTCATTGGCTGTCGCGAGGACCAAGCGCGATGAGGCTAAGGCTCTATTGCTCGACAACCTTGATCCGATGGAGGAAAAGCAGAAGGCCAAGATTGCTGCCCAGCGGGCGAGCCTTCTCTTCGAAACCGTTGCCCTGGAGTGGCACGTCGAAATGTCCCGGCGCTGGACTGAGAGCCATGCCAAGACGGTGCTGAGCAGGCTGCGCACCCATGTGTTTCCTCTGATTGGTCAGCGGCCTATCGCTGAACTCGACACCCATGATCTCCTTGAGGTCACCCAGCGGATCAAGGATCGCGGCACCATGGATGTAGCCCTGCGTGTGCAGAACTATCTATCCACGATCATGCGGGGCGCGAAGCGGGCGCGGCAGATCACTCAAAACCCGGCGCTCGATCTGGCCGGCTCGATTCAAGCGCCGCGCACCGTGCACCGTCCTGCACTTTCGCTGAACCGCCTTCCTGAACTGTTGGATCGAATCGACAACTACACCGGTCGCGAGCTAACCCGGCTCGCAGTGCTGCTGACGCTGCATGTGTTCGTGCGCTCCAGTGAACTGCGCTTCGCTCGGTGGGATGAATTCGACCTGCAACGGGCGATGTGGGAGATCCCTGATACCCGTAAGCCGATTGAAGGCGTCCGCTATTCCACACGCGGAACTAAGATGAGTGGGGACATTCAGATAGTGCCGCTGTCGCCTCAAGTCATCGAGATCCTTGAACGGCTACGCAGCTTGAATCGCTTCTCTGAACTGGTTTTGCCCGGCGACCACAGATATTGGAAGCCCTTGTCGGAGAATACGGTTAATCAGGTGCTGCGCAATATGGGGTACGACACCACCAAGGACGTGTGTGGGCATGGTTTCAGGACCATGGCTTGTAGTGCCTTGCTCGAATCAGGGCTGTGGACGGACGCGGCGATTGAGCGGCAGATGAGTCATCAGGAGCGTAACCGCGTGCGCGCCGCTTACATCCACAAGGCCCAGTTTCTGGAGCAGCGTCGGTTGATCATGGCGTGGTGGAGTAACTACATCGATGCCAACAGATCGGGCCATGTCACCCCACATGAGTTTGCCCATCCGGTCGGCGACAACGTCACCGCCTTGCCAAATGGCCATGGCGCATTCAATCGCGGGTGA
- a CDS encoding general stress protein, with translation MASNQDNRGNQSGNANTNPGNFANDREKASEAGQKGGQMSGGNFKNDPERASEAGHKGGQASGGNFKNDPERASEAGRKGGQESGGNFANDREKASEAGRVGGQHSHGGGRKSDDNR, from the coding sequence ATGGCTAGCAATCAGGACAACCGTGGTAACCAAAGTGGCAACGCCAATACCAATCCAGGCAACTTTGCCAACGATCGCGAAAAGGCATCGGAGGCCGGGCAGAAAGGCGGCCAGATGTCAGGGGGTAACTTCAAGAACGATCCAGAGCGCGCATCGGAAGCAGGCCACAAGGGGGGCCAGGCGTCGGGTGGCAATTTCAAGAACGACCCTGAGCGAGCGTCCGAAGCTGGCCGCAAGGGCGGTCAGGAGTCCGGGGGCAACTTCGCCAATGACCGGGAAAAGGCCTCTGAGGCCGGACGGGTCGGTGGCCAACATAGCCACGGCGGTGGACGCAAGAGTGACGACAACCGCTAG
- a CDS encoding AAA family ATPase: protein MHDINFYLSPTKLKIQYPCFILKRSRWDDFSYKTTFIMEFKNSESERILLGEIKIAQKNQSPGETELPEQFTRLDSSYFSIGQSKNFYDQVEKLPANYRKLLLESLNDLRSGSKKLAEVKDQSVVKRSLLRSLGALNLLEKEYESLLNKKTVPPPVDLIHQPSSPELTLEFKCKLQGSSDTTTSKFEFSSDSIIPGRINVLVGKNGTGKTQLLANLVGAVTGIGPTDNISESRAKISKVFAISYSVFDKFFMPNDVKIPNSTRRRDFLDNQAKYDYIGIREKNKNETTYRVIGSTTLSRKFVDAIKHIDSKGLTNQWRQSMKPIFDEAEIDSSNMTERMLSSKFKKLGAGHKVSISILTCLFAKLAENSLVVMDEPENHLHPSLVSSTIHALRTMLEIKNSYAIISTHSPIVVQETPSKYIHVITRIHNNSYIRGLPIESFGTSLDTLAGRIFGIHSEMPDYRNILKDFAEKKLSLRDLNSILGHNLSPEASSYFVSIGGDI from the coding sequence ATGCATGACATCAATTTCTACCTATCCCCTACAAAGCTAAAGATCCAGTACCCATGCTTTATATTGAAACGTTCTAGATGGGATGACTTTAGCTATAAAACTACATTTATCATGGAGTTTAAAAATTCAGAATCTGAACGTATTTTGCTCGGGGAAATAAAAATCGCACAAAAAAATCAAAGCCCTGGCGAGACGGAACTTCCAGAACAGTTCACCAGACTCGACTCATCTTATTTTTCGATCGGTCAGTCAAAAAATTTTTACGATCAGGTCGAGAAGCTGCCTGCCAACTACCGCAAACTCCTCCTTGAATCATTAAATGACCTACGCAGCGGCTCTAAAAAATTGGCAGAAGTGAAAGACCAAAGCGTAGTAAAGCGCTCATTGCTTCGCAGCCTTGGCGCTTTAAACCTACTAGAAAAAGAGTATGAGAGCCTTTTAAACAAGAAAACCGTTCCGCCTCCTGTCGATCTTATTCATCAGCCTAGCTCACCCGAACTGACATTAGAGTTTAAGTGCAAGCTGCAAGGCTCATCCGATACAACCACAAGCAAATTTGAATTCAGTTCAGACTCAATTATTCCTGGGCGAATAAATGTATTAGTAGGGAAAAATGGAACAGGTAAAACTCAGCTTTTAGCAAACTTAGTCGGCGCTGTTACGGGCATAGGACCTACAGACAACATATCCGAGTCAAGGGCAAAAATTTCAAAAGTATTCGCAATATCCTACAGCGTTTTTGATAAATTTTTTATGCCAAATGATGTAAAAATTCCGAACTCCACTCGCCGCCGCGATTTTTTGGATAACCAAGCAAAGTACGATTACATCGGGATTAGAGAAAAGAACAAAAATGAAACCACCTATCGCGTAATTGGTTCTACAACGCTTAGCAGAAAATTTGTAGACGCTATCAAACACATTGACTCAAAAGGACTAACGAACCAATGGCGACAGTCCATGAAGCCAATATTTGATGAGGCAGAAATAGACTCAAGCAACATGACAGAGCGCATGTTATCGTCTAAATTTAAAAAACTTGGCGCCGGACATAAGGTTTCAATATCTATCCTTACGTGCCTTTTTGCCAAGCTTGCTGAAAACTCGCTGGTTGTAATGGACGAACCAGAAAACCATCTACATCCAAGTTTAGTATCTTCAACCATCCACGCATTGCGAACTATGCTGGAAATAAAAAACAGTTACGCCATTATTTCAACCCACTCCCCAATCGTCGTACAAGAAACACCATCAAAATACATCCATGTGATCACTCGTATTCATAATAACTCCTACATCCGTGGCCTGCCAATAGAGTCATTCGGAACTAGCTTAGACACTTTGGCCGGTAGAATATTTGGAATACATAGCGAAATGCCCGATTATAGAAACATATTGAAGGACTTCGCAGAAAAAAAACTATCCCTGCGCGACCTGAATTCAATTTTAGGGCACAATCTAAGCCCGGAGGCATCCAGTTACTTTGTTAGCATTGGAGGTGACATATGA
- a CDS encoding NYN domain-containing protein, whose translation MESKRIALLIDCDNVSHASIGGVLDELAKYGMVNIRHAHGNWSSPLLTGWVEKIHPFAIRPMQQFAFTKGKNATDSAMIIDAMDLLYSKNVDAFALMTSDSDFTPLVLRLLESGLPVYGFGEKKTPKPFVDACSQFIYTENLLGDDHEKADEGESSKCSKRTRNELRSDTALVRLLRTVAEKTADDTGWSRLSQVGNFIRNNSSFSAVNYGHRTLSDLIRTSELFEIDMRQGGTAMFIKAARKSNPATHSQTEVSVS comes from the coding sequence GTGGAGTCGAAACGGATAGCACTGCTGATTGACTGCGACAATGTGAGCCATGCATCCATCGGGGGCGTGCTCGATGAGCTGGCCAAGTACGGCATGGTCAACATCAGGCATGCACACGGGAACTGGAGTTCTCCTCTCCTCACTGGATGGGTCGAGAAGATCCACCCGTTCGCCATCCGCCCCATGCAGCAATTTGCTTTCACCAAGGGCAAGAATGCCACTGACTCAGCGATGATCATTGATGCGATGGACTTGCTATACAGCAAAAACGTCGATGCCTTTGCACTCATGACAAGCGACAGCGATTTCACCCCATTGGTGCTTCGGCTGCTGGAAAGCGGCTTGCCGGTCTACGGCTTTGGGGAGAAGAAGACGCCGAAGCCTTTTGTAGATGCCTGCTCGCAGTTTATCTACACAGAGAACCTGCTTGGTGATGATCACGAGAAAGCTGATGAAGGCGAATCGTCGAAATGCAGTAAACGCACCCGAAACGAGCTACGCAGTGACACGGCACTAGTGCGCTTGCTGAGAACGGTTGCAGAAAAGACCGCCGATGACACAGGCTGGTCGCGCCTCAGCCAGGTCGGTAATTTTATCCGCAACAATAGTTCGTTTTCAGCCGTGAACTACGGGCATCGGACGCTTAGCGATCTCATCCGAACCTCAGAGCTGTTCGAGATCGATATGCGCCAAGGTGGAACGGCGATGTTCATCAAAGCTGCTCGGAAATCGAACCCGGCAACGCATTCCCAAACTGAAGTATCCGTATCATGA